A genome region from Geobacter pickeringii includes the following:
- a CDS encoding nitrilase-related carbon-nitrogen hydrolase: MNFTVALAQIKPKLGCLADNGEMICSVVERGISEGADLAVFPELALTGYFLRDLVPEVALRMDSPLLTRLLNLSRRIDIAIGFVEASDDYRFFNSALYLSNGEVLHRHRKVYLPTYGLFDEQRYFARGESIRAFDTRFGRMGLLICEDMWHLSAPYVLAMDGATTLICLSSSPSRGISEDASLGSTVAWQKLTSTTAMFLNCRILYCNRVGYEDGVNFWGGSEVVAPSGNVVVRGKIFEEDYVVGSLDEGALRRERIFSPMMRDESLPITMKELRRIETERSR; the protein is encoded by the coding sequence GTGAATTTCACCGTTGCACTGGCACAAATAAAGCCTAAGCTTGGATGTCTTGCCGATAACGGTGAGATGATCTGTTCCGTGGTCGAGCGCGGCATCTCCGAAGGGGCTGATCTGGCCGTATTTCCCGAACTCGCTTTGACCGGCTACTTCTTGAGGGATCTTGTGCCTGAGGTGGCGCTTCGCATGGATTCTCCCCTTCTGACCCGCCTGCTGAATCTTTCCCGCCGTATTGACATTGCGATCGGTTTTGTCGAAGCATCTGACGATTACCGTTTTTTTAACTCGGCACTGTATCTTTCAAACGGAGAGGTGCTGCACCGGCACCGCAAGGTCTATCTTCCCACCTATGGCCTCTTTGACGAACAGCGCTATTTTGCACGCGGTGAGAGTATCCGTGCATTCGATACGCGATTTGGTCGCATGGGACTGCTCATCTGCGAAGATATGTGGCATCTGTCCGCCCCCTATGTCCTTGCCATGGATGGCGCCACGACGCTCATCTGCCTTTCAAGCAGCCCCAGTCGGGGCATATCCGAGGATGCGAGCCTTGGCTCCACGGTTGCGTGGCAGAAGTTGACGAGTACGACGGCGATGTTCCTGAATTGCCGCATTCTTTACTGCAATCGCGTCGGGTATGAGGATGGGGTCAATTTCTGGGGCGGGTCCGAGGTGGTTGCTCCTTCGGGGAACGTTGTTGTCCGGGGCAAAATCTTTGAGGAAGATTATGTTGTGGGCAGCCTTGACGAGGGGGCACTGCGCCGCGAGCGGATATTCTCGCCAATGATGCGGGACGAGAGTCTCCCGATCACTATGAAGGAGCTTCGCCGAATCGAGACGGAGAGGAGCAGATAA
- the rsmI gene encoding 16S rRNA (cytidine(1402)-2'-O)-methyltransferase — protein sequence MLYIVATPIGNLEDITFRAIRILKEVDLVAAEDTRHTRKLLTHFGITKPLTSYFDHNKSLKGEYILDRLRDGLSVALVTDAGTPCISDPGYQLVRSAVSEGIAVVPIPGACAAIAALSASGLPTDSFIFHGFLSNRSARRRDCISSFKEAKHVIVLYEAPVRLMATLEDIRELLGERVVVVGRELTKLHEEFVRGPVSEVMDSFVDRQIRGEVVILISPRSEETQIPDFAEVEARLRKYFFRESLTLKDAVRRVSTELGLPRSEVYAEALRVKDNRLD from the coding sequence ATGCTGTATATTGTTGCCACCCCCATTGGCAACCTTGAGGATATTACCTTCCGAGCGATTCGCATCCTCAAGGAAGTTGATCTTGTTGCCGCCGAAGATACACGGCATACCCGCAAGCTGCTCACTCACTTCGGAATCACAAAACCACTCACCTCGTACTTCGATCATAACAAAAGCCTCAAGGGCGAATACATTCTGGATCGCCTGCGTGACGGATTGTCGGTGGCGCTGGTCACCGATGCCGGGACACCATGTATTTCCGATCCCGGATATCAACTTGTGCGCAGTGCAGTGAGTGAAGGAATCGCGGTTGTGCCAATCCCGGGTGCCTGTGCTGCGATTGCCGCACTTTCCGCATCAGGGCTGCCGACGGACTCTTTCATCTTCCACGGTTTTCTGTCGAATCGATCAGCGAGGCGACGGGATTGTATTTCTTCATTCAAAGAAGCTAAACACGTAATCGTCCTGTATGAGGCGCCGGTGAGGCTCATGGCTACTCTCGAAGATATCAGGGAATTGCTTGGTGAGCGGGTAGTGGTGGTGGGGCGAGAACTTACCAAGTTGCACGAAGAATTCGTCCGAGGACCGGTATCGGAGGTTATGGACAGTTTCGTTGACCGACAGATTCGGGGCGAAGTCGTTATATTGATTTCACCGCGGAGCGAGGAGACGCAAATTCCAGATTTCGCCGAGGTTGAAGCTCGTCTCCGGAAATATTTTTTTAGAGAATCTCTCACTCTAAAAGATGCAGTACGTCGTGTGTCCACCGAACTCGGCTTGCCGCGAAGTGAGGTTTACGCAGAAGCGCTCCGAGTGAAAGATAATCGCCTGGATTGA
- a CDS encoding GGDEF domain-containing protein, protein MMKEVAEYLDRQSRQGFVALGYVLIVLVGLVDYLTKQLTSEPFYLIPLALITWSGSRRNGFVAAFCCSGIWYAVNRYDPHDPGPFGVQLWNLTLQAGLFLIFVMLFAALRSAHDYRKLMTRLDPLTGMLSGIFFQELALVEIRRSERYEHPFTLAIIEFDLATVRSAGDSEHLSSLLRSVAGVVRAAVRGTDMAARLDFATFAVMLPETPNESGRVVVKKLQEQLAALLSENRWQVPFGIGATTFMVPPAGVDEMFRKVGGLAHSASRRSSTTTVRYEVVDRAMGVA, encoded by the coding sequence ATGATGAAAGAAGTCGCTGAGTATCTTGACAGGCAGTCACGTCAGGGGTTTGTCGCTCTTGGGTATGTATTGATAGTCCTGGTGGGGCTTGTGGACTATCTAACCAAGCAACTCACCAGTGAACCCTTCTACCTTATCCCCTTGGCGCTCATCACGTGGTCGGGGTCCCGCCGCAATGGTTTCGTTGCAGCATTTTGCTGTTCCGGCATCTGGTATGCCGTTAACAGGTACGATCCTCACGATCCAGGACCCTTTGGTGTCCAGCTCTGGAATCTCACCCTACAAGCCGGCCTTTTTCTCATCTTCGTCATGCTCTTTGCCGCGCTCCGCTCTGCTCACGACTATCGTAAGCTGATGACCCGTCTGGATCCGCTCACGGGCATGCTGAGCGGCATATTCTTCCAGGAGCTGGCACTCGTCGAGATTCGGCGCTCGGAGCGCTATGAGCATCCGTTTACCCTGGCGATTATTGAGTTCGACTTGGCGACGGTGAGGTCGGCGGGGGACTCGGAGCACCTTTCCTCATTGCTGAGGTCCGTCGCCGGTGTGGTCCGGGCGGCGGTAAGGGGAACCGACATGGCGGCGCGACTCGACTTCGCAACCTTTGCGGTGATGCTCCCCGAGACACCCAACGAATCTGGACGGGTGGTCGTAAAAAAACTCCAGGAACAGCTTGCCGCCTTGTTGAGTGAGAACCGCTGGCAGGTCCCCTTCGGCATCGGGGCTACCACCTTCATGGTACCCCCCGCCGGCGTTGATGAAATGTTTCGCAAGGTGGGAGGACTCGCCCACTCGGCAAGCCGTCGCTCTTCAACCACGACGGTTCGATATGAGGTCGTCGACCGGGCGATGGGGGTTGCCTGA
- a CDS encoding NAD+ synthase, with the protein MGLKVNAKLLRQLLVGFIREEVCKVGVRKAVLGLSGGIDSALVAFLAAEALGPENVYAFVMPYRTSNPESEAHARLAAEQLGIPHEVVEITSMVESYFSRYPDADNMRRGNKMARERMTILYDQSAALSALVLGTSNKTELLLGYGTLFGDMASALNPIGDIYKTQVWHLSEEMGVPRAIIEKKPSADLWAGQTDEQELGFTYREVDELLYHMVDLRMNREELVADGFDPLFIDTIYHKIQNSHFKRRLPVIAKVSNRTIDRDFRYSRDWGK; encoded by the coding sequence ATGGGTCTCAAGGTAAACGCAAAGCTCCTGCGACAGCTGCTTGTCGGGTTTATCCGTGAGGAAGTTTGCAAGGTGGGGGTTCGGAAGGCCGTTTTAGGCCTCTCGGGGGGGATAGATTCCGCCCTGGTGGCGTTTCTCGCTGCAGAAGCACTCGGTCCGGAAAATGTCTATGCGTTTGTCATGCCGTATCGAACGAGCAATCCGGAAAGCGAAGCCCACGCCCGTCTCGCTGCGGAGCAGCTGGGAATACCCCATGAAGTCGTAGAGATTACCTCGATGGTGGAGAGCTACTTCTCACGGTATCCTGACGCTGACAATATGAGACGTGGCAACAAGATGGCCCGGGAAAGGATGACAATCCTTTATGACCAGTCGGCCGCACTTTCCGCTCTCGTGCTGGGGACCAGCAATAAGACTGAGCTCCTTTTGGGGTACGGGACCCTGTTTGGCGACATGGCAAGTGCCCTCAATCCCATTGGTGACATTTATAAAACGCAGGTCTGGCACCTGTCTGAGGAGATGGGGGTTCCGCGCGCGATCATCGAGAAGAAGCCGTCGGCCGATCTCTGGGCGGGCCAAACGGACGAGCAGGAGCTCGGCTTTACCTATCGGGAAGTCGATGAACTCCTTTATCACATGGTTGATTTGCGTATGAATCGTGAGGAGTTGGTGGCGGATGGATTTGATCCTCTCTTTATTGATACGATTTATCACAAAATCCAAAATTCTCATTTCAAACGACGCCTGCCGGTGATTGCGAAGGTTTCCAACCGGACCATAGACCGGGATTTTCGCTATTCCCGCGACTGGGGTAAATGA
- a CDS encoding YraN family protein codes for MTGCAECSNKILGSQGEELAVSFLKGLRYRILERNFRCKGGEIDIVAQDGATLVFVEVKSRRTADYGPPQLAVTPFKQRQISKAALTWLASRRKLDSGARFDVVAITFKSGGDPQVEHFVNAFELNY; via the coding sequence GTGACGGGCTGCGCGGAATGCTCTAACAAAATCCTCGGCTCACAGGGTGAGGAGCTGGCGGTCTCCTTTCTCAAAGGGCTCCGTTACCGGATTCTGGAGCGGAACTTCCGCTGCAAAGGTGGGGAGATCGACATCGTCGCGCAAGACGGGGCAACCCTTGTTTTCGTGGAAGTCAAATCGAGACGGACTGCTGATTATGGTCCGCCGCAACTTGCGGTCACCCCATTCAAGCAAAGACAGATATCAAAGGCGGCCCTCACCTGGCTGGCGTCGCGACGAAAGCTCGATTCGGGGGCCCGGTTCGATGTTGTGGCAATAACCTTCAAGTCCGGTGGCGATCCCCAGGTGGAGCATTTCGTCAACGCATTCGAGTTGAACTACTAA
- a CDS encoding ABC transporter permease: MFGRLETMLIKEAIQILRDPKMRFIILVIPAVQITLFGYAVNTDVTHIATAVCDRDNSATSRDLVARLERSGYFDVVRRVEREEEIRALLDRGTVRAAVQVNRGFEEAIRAGRTAPLQIIVDGTDPSTARIVVSYSVKIAERFSDQIRAEHLVRQGGRATEGGRVELESRAWFNDNLESRNFYVPGVIASMVLITTMMLSSMAVVREKEIGTMEQIIVTPIQRWEFIVGKLVPFAIVGYINVIIVTGVALFWFRVPLRGSVALLVGSTALFLMSTLGFGLFISTLSRTQQQAMMSSFMFTFPAMLLSGFAFPIENMPRSIQYATYLNPLRYYLVIVRGIFLKGIGLEILWPQVTALALLGGTILVFAVGRFRKTVG; encoded by the coding sequence ATGTTCGGGCGCCTGGAGACCATGCTCATAAAGGAGGCAATCCAGATCCTCCGGGACCCGAAGATGCGGTTCATCATCCTCGTCATCCCGGCGGTTCAGATCACCCTCTTCGGCTATGCGGTCAACACCGACGTCACCCATATCGCCACCGCGGTATGTGACCGGGACAACAGCGCCACGAGCCGCGACCTGGTGGCGCGGCTGGAACGCTCCGGCTATTTCGACGTCGTGCGGCGGGTGGAACGGGAGGAGGAAATCCGCGCTCTCCTCGACCGGGGGACGGTGCGGGCCGCCGTGCAGGTGAACCGTGGGTTCGAAGAGGCGATCCGCGCCGGACGGACGGCACCGCTCCAGATCATCGTCGACGGCACCGACCCGAGTACCGCCCGGATCGTCGTGAGCTACTCGGTGAAGATCGCCGAGCGTTTCAGCGACCAGATCCGGGCTGAACATCTCGTGCGGCAGGGAGGACGGGCGACGGAAGGGGGGCGGGTTGAACTGGAAAGCCGCGCCTGGTTCAACGACAATCTGGAAAGCCGCAACTTCTACGTGCCGGGGGTCATCGCCTCCATGGTCCTCATCACCACCATGATGCTTTCCAGCATGGCGGTGGTGCGGGAAAAAGAGATCGGCACCATGGAGCAGATCATCGTCACACCGATCCAGCGCTGGGAATTCATTGTCGGCAAGCTCGTGCCGTTCGCCATCGTCGGCTACATCAATGTTATCATCGTCACCGGGGTCGCCCTCTTCTGGTTCAGGGTCCCGCTGCGGGGGAGCGTCGCACTGCTGGTAGGATCGACGGCCCTTTTCCTGATGAGCACCCTTGGCTTCGGGCTTTTTATCTCCACCCTGAGCAGGACCCAGCAGCAGGCGATGATGAGCTCCTTCATGTTCACCTTCCCGGCGATGCTTCTTTCGGGCTTCGCCTTCCCCATCGAGAATATGCCCCGCAGCATCCAGTACGCCACCTACCTGAACCCGCTCCGCTACTATCTGGTCATCGTCCGGGGGATCTTTCTCAAGGGGATCGGCCTCGAAATTCTCTGGCCGCAGGTGACGGCGCTGGCGCTGCTCGGCGGCACGATCCTCGTCTTTGCGGTGGGCCGCTTCAGGAAAACGGTGGGGTAG
- a CDS encoding ferritin family protein encodes MPDFGSPFAGRAADRKLTHAELVRAIRFMVSAEYEAIQLYMQLAESTDNALAQAVLRDVADEERVHAGEFLKLLYQLEPEEERFYAEGFEEVDEIVGELKKTAKAKGRKSAGKS; translated from the coding sequence ATGCCTGACTTTGGATCACCGTTTGCCGGCCGTGCTGCCGACAGAAAGCTGACCCATGCTGAACTGGTGCGCGCCATCCGCTTTATGGTGTCGGCCGAGTATGAAGCGATCCAGCTCTACATGCAGCTGGCCGAATCGACTGACAATGCCCTGGCCCAGGCCGTCCTGCGCGACGTTGCCGATGAGGAGCGGGTCCACGCCGGAGAGTTTTTGAAGCTGCTCTACCAGTTGGAGCCGGAGGAGGAACGGTTCTACGCCGAAGGGTTCGAAGAGGTGGACGAGATTGTCGGGGAGTTGAAAAAGACAGCCAAGGCAAAGGGGAGGAAGTCAGCGGGAAAATCCTGA